The sequence ATGGATGTGTCCATGTCTAGAGGCCAGCTGAGCCCCTTAAAGTGAaggtgcggtcgccggcgaggTAGAGTAGGACATAGGACATGGACCAGCTCATGGGACTCGAGGTGCcaccgtctcccatgccctactcttcatCATCGGAGCCCATggcctgcacatcgcaggttaatGTGAGGTCCACAATAGATCCATCGTGGTCGGAGCCCAACACGTCCACCATGACGCAGTTGTCATACCAGGGCTGTCGGTCACCTGTAGTGACTATGCGGCGTGCAACTCTACCTCGCCGGCCTTTATCGCGAGGGTTGTTgctgcctcgcgaggcggacacgTCATGCCATATTAACCTTCGCATCGGACGGCAATAACTTCGGGCATCTACCTTCGACTCGGTGCACCAACGAATGGGTTGCGCCTCCGCCATGGAGTTGGGGCGCCAGATGGACTGCGCCATCTCCAACGAGGCAATGGTGACGCGCCACCCGCCGAATTGATTCCGGTAGCTGCCGGGCGGACTACTCCCGGGAGCGATAGAGCGCAAGACGGACAGTCATCTCCACCTTGAGCCCGCATGAGACAAGGTCCCGGTCCATTGATCGGGTGACCGaggactcggatccgctgcccgccatgtcAGAGAAGGCCGAAGATCGTCGGAAGGGGGCTTGGGGACAAGTGGAGTGGAGTGGCTAGAGTTTGGTCCCGGAAGCAGATGAGgatgaatatatgtggggtcggggtGGGCCAGCATTTGTTGAATCCGATGTGGCGGACGCGCCCAGGCCTCCCCATATCCACCCTAGATTTGGGTGGCATAGGAGTGGCGTCTGTCAGCCAGGACGTATAAGGCAGGCCTGAGGCATCCGCCTGGGTCGGGGTTTTTGACTGGTCAGTGTGTTTTCTCCCAGCTCGCCACATCTTTTTCTTGTTTTCTCTTTCCTTTCTTTTACTAGCTTTCTTCATCGAAACAACAGCCTCCTCTGCAAGCAACACCTGCCTCCTTCGGGCTAACACTTTATTGCCACCATGGAGTCCAGACCTAGTTGTTGGGGTTACACGATGGCCATGCCCTTAGGGCATCTTCAGCGACAACCTGTAAATTTCCTCCCACATCTATCCGCGAATGTCGGGAGACCAATCCACGGACACAGATACGGGTGGTCGTCATCCAACGCTACCCGTCATACATTTCAAACACTATCAGTACAACaaacgaaattcgtgcaaacatggctggattttcatACAAATCGGACGAAgttcatgcaaacacggcggatTTTCATTAGATTTCGTATAAACatgatgaaattcattacatttcaaacataGTTCAACTAAAAGTGGTGCCCGTCCGACTCCAAAGGTATAATACCTAAACTAAAAGATTATCGGCGCCCGTTCCCCATCTCCAGCCATGAGCCCCAAAAATGAAGCTTCGCCTTCTCCAGCTCCGCCTCCGGAGCCCTGGGAACTAAAGTTGTCCGCCTTCATGTCGCCACCAAGCGACTAATCGGCGACGATGCTCAGCCCACTAAGCTTGGCTTGAAGGaaggggaggagcggtggccttcctgggaccagagcgacgatgatctaccatgcactactcttcctcgctgtcggCGGCGCGCACGAACGTGATGACTTCGTGGCCGTGGTGGCGCAGTGTGGCCTCGACGGAGCCAAGGATGTCGTCCTCATCATCGGTCTCGCCGAACACCTTGTCCACCGACTCATCGCACTCATTATAGGCGGCCGCCACCCGCTAGTTGTACCGCCAACAGGCAAGGCGTATCTCGCGGGCGAAGCGATAGGAGTCGAGCAGCGCCGCCTGCTCCGTCAGGTCCGTGTCCGGTGCTATCGCCCTGCCAGCGAGCTGCTCCTCCGCGTGCAGGTGCTCTTGGAGAGTTGGTGGTTGTAAGCGGCATCGGCCTGCACCTCCCGAAGTCGTtcctcccgcaccatgtccatgTAACGGGCACGAGCCTCaccaatggtcatggtgcaatgcaccggcgagggtaGCGTGGACGAGGAGGCTGGCGCCGGCTCATCGGCGACCGCATCCTCCATTCATCGTAGCCCTTCGGTTGAAGCCAGTAGCAatggcggccatctccttcttctcctccagcaCCAGCCTGTCCCAGAGAACTTTAGCGCGGGAGAAATCCATGGTGGGAGTGGTGCGGAGAGGGATTGGATGCAGATGACTACAACTATGGTCAtggcagcagtttatatagcaatgatgGGCGACAGAGGGACGGACAAGTGGCGCAGAGTAGCCGCCTCAGCAATcgtgtgtcattaatgtgggcagcagaCGAACGGACGACGCGTCATTTGAACGCGAagtagtcgcgtgcaccaggaagcggtgcgGGAGGTGCTTTCTCGGCCGGCATGCCACTTCAATGCCGACGCCAGTATCATTTCTTACAGGAAATGCTCGCGGGCGAGGGAGTGGGTATGGGTGGGCCAGGACGGTCAgaagcgggcgtggcagcggtccaaACTCCTGCAAAGCCTCCTCACGTTTGTCTTCAGTTTGCGGACGAAAATACGTAAGGACCATCATGCAGACCGATAGAGGTCCACCTTGAATGGCTTCCACGATCTGAACAGCGCAGCCCGCAAGGTTTGAGGGTCGTTGGAGATGCCCTTGAAACCTCTTTGATTCAGGGGATTCATTACAAAACTATAGGTATTTGGATGGAAGAGTGTCTGATAGCACCAAAAAGGAAAAATAATTCTATGTAAAAGTTCCTAATAATTCCAATCATGCTAATCAGACGACCACAGAGCAAAATTCTAAGGATCTAAATACTGTAAAATTCCTTGGAACCAAAGGAGCCGTAAGTTGACACGCTGCCCTTGGGCTCTGCAAGAGTAAGGAAAAGAATAGAGAAATGTTTTGAAAGAAACGAATATCCAATTCGAACCGAGCTCATCTACACCCTATGAAcagtaaaaacaaaataaatactaATACTAAAGAATCAAAAAATTATATATCTTTTTGTGGTGAAAGATGCTTGAATGCGTGACGTTCGTGCCAAATTTCAAAGCATtcggacatctgagtagctctcaacaaaaaagacaaattcagttcttcagaattttttgaatttgttttgtaTTTTTAACGATTTTACTATTCACTCATAGGCTCATCCGAGCACAGGAGCCAAAACGGCCCGTCCGAACTGCTATATAAAGATCTGTTTTGGGAGCTCCGTTGAACAAGATCAAACGGGATACGATAAATGCAACTTAGCCCGCCAAGCTTAGAACACAATGCTTAGCTAAATATAAACATATTTTTTGAATTGTCATACGTCGAGAACTAAGTGGCAAACGGAGAGACAAAACTGCTTGCTGACCCACAAGCACCCGCTTCATCTAGAAAACACAGAAATTTCACAAGAAAAATACAATTCCTGCAGAATTCAAGAAAATTTCACGTGTTCCAAACAACGCTCTAGAAGCTTTTTTCACAAATCGGTATGTTCATAACTCTGGTCCTAAAGCTGGTACAGCACCGTATCATACATTCTAGCCAGATAAATATATATTCATGAATAAACTTCGCAATGTAATTAATAAACAGGCTACAGCCATCAACATGCCTGCTGTGATTTAATTAATTAGGACGCAATAAAATATGTTCAGTAAGCTTCGCCATAATAATCAAGAAACCAGCAGCAGCCGTCAGCCAGTTTGCTGCATTTTAACTAGGATAAGGTAAGTTCGTCAGTAAGCTTCGCCATAGCACTAAATAAACTAGCTAGTGGACTCCACGGGTATGTTCGACAGAATAAtgaaaacagcaagataactacaCTAACCAGCCTTTTCAGCATTACCATTTTCAGCAGGTCCCTCATTCTTCAGCTCATATGCCTGGTAAGGTACCTCGCTCATTGGCCGAGGGACAGGACGGCCTGCGAAGTCTTCAGGGAAGAACGTGAAATCAGGCCCAAAGTTGAACCTGACCTCACAATTTGGCTCATCAGGCAGTGAGTACATTGATGCAGCTGGGTAGTAGCGCCCTCCAGGAATATCCTCAAAGGCCGTGCCTTGGCATACCCCGTTCTTGAAGTAAACTATCTCACTTCCTACATTTGCAGTTAGATTGAAGTCAATAACAAGACAACAGGCCCTATGAATAGAGTTTGGAGAAGTTGGAAGCAGGAAGCGGCATGCAAGGGCAAGACAACAATAGCTGGGATTCTTTATTTCAAAATGCAAAAACACAAGGAAACACCTTCCTTATAGTGTCTGTTGACTGTATATGTACTGAACACCCCACTATTGAAAATCTCAATCAGAGCTACAATAGGGTAACAAAATCCTTGTAAACATAACAATGAAATTTCTGATTTCACTAATGATGCAAGACATGAAGGTGCTATGATAGACTAGATATGCAAAAATGCATGAACAAGAAATTAACCACAACGTCATAAACTTTGAATTCATACCAATGGGCTAACAAAGACATGGTTTGATTGAGAATCAGAATGTGCAGAAGCAACCGAACCAGAATAACTATGATGTGCCGGAAAAGCAGATGATACACTCGTATGAAGGGGTGGTGAGTAGTGGAGTCCACTGTGCAGAAGGGGGCAGCAAAGCTCAGAATTGCAAAGCTTTTCGTGGAACATGGACATTGAGAGCTTACATTTTGATATCTCAAACAATATACACCATCCTTGACAGAAACTAATTTAGTAAATTCATATAAGTATTGAGAAACTTGTATGAATTGCAACCGCTGCGTTTTAGGAGATGTCATTTGACAACTAAATGCCATTTGATTGATTTTCTTTTATGCTTTAGTCAATGGACAGTATGCTGCATCCATCATCATGCTTCTGCATCAAATGCCGCTCCATACTTCAAAGGAAATAATATCACCTATTAGGTTGACTAGGTGACTATCTATGGGAAATATCACAATATGAGTGAGTGAAATGAAATAAACGGCGCGTTTGGTTCCTGCTCAGGTAATGCAATGGGTTTCCGTAATAGGTAAGTGTCGCTTCTGATTCTTTTTTACGGGATACTGACTTTGTTTGGTTCGTTCGGTCCTGTCCGGTTTCCTAATCACCTTCCGCTCAGCTGGTTTCGACTTTGCAAAACCGCACATCGGAAATCGCTACTACAGAAGGCGTAGTATGCAAACCAAACACATTCTGCACTTCCAGAAAGCGTGGGAATTGGAAACCGCACAGAATTCGCTGAACCAAACACGTTGTAAGTTCTAGTATGTGCAATGGAGATTTGGAACACATATAAGTATCCCAGTGCCCACACAGGTATTTGGAGCTTGCATAAGTCATAAGGTTGAAAAGGACAGAATGCACCCATTTCAAAAAGGGGCTTCGTAGCTGCTGCTGCAGTTGTGAAGCATGGGCAGTCCGAGGACAAATGACAAATGAGATAAGTACATAATTGCTGCATACGACGATCTATAAACTTTTCTAGTAACTAACATACATACAAAATCAAGTAGCCCATATATTCACATTAAAGAATTACTCTGTTGAATATGTTATCCTAAAACCTAAGTACTCTATTCCTGCAGTTTTTTAGCATAAAGAATGAACATATGAAGAGGAACCTTAAGAAAGATTACTCACCAGGAACTGGATCCAGCGCCTTTTTCTCATCCTTGAGACCTTGTGCATGGAAAGGCATCCCCTTGCACTTAACCAGGTCAGGTTGTTTGGGCTCATACAGCTCGCCCTGAGGCAGAGAAATGTAGAAGCCCGGGACATCTCCTTCACCATATCCTTCATCGGCGTACTTGTCCCTCCAGGCAGTGGCGGAGGAcgaaaaaaaattaaggtggggcgAACTCTAAGCCTAATAAATGATGTGATGCAATATCAAAATAGCTTTTACGCAATAATAGTCCACTCATAATTTTACATAATTTCAAACTAATTCAAATACAACAGAAATGCAATCATATTTAAATAAATCTGAAAACATATGGATAATgaagagttttttttttgaaaaaggaggcttgcccccggcctctgcatctgaacgatgcatgcagccatcttattaaaaagTCTCAAAGTATCACAGAGTCATAaaagtattacagctcgcaagcggatcaaagagaaaaataaaaaggctcAATATCACAACCGGTATGACAACAAGGGACAAACTCCCTAGACTCATATCATTGTTATGCGTTTGTcattcaaaccggttgaatatagcccgtgctaccatctccctcTGGTTGCACCCAGTAATCATTGGCTCTCTGGAGTCCGTAGGAGTGAGTCAGGACCACGTAAAATGGACAAACATTGCAAAGCTATTCTCAGAAAATTTACATCCTAAATTCGCAACATGTGATGGCGTTGTGTACGGTTTTTTTTGTGAGAGAGAAAGTGTGGTTATTTTAGAAAAAAAATAGCGTGTTTTTATTTTGAGAAAGCGTGACAGCGTGTTGTTTTTCAATGTAAGAGAGATAGCATGGCGTGTACTGGTGCGTGCGAACGGTGCCCAGCAGCAGGAACTCATGGGCCTAAATAACGTGGAGAGAATCTGACGACCGACTAGGCCTACTCGTTTTTCTTGGTTCTCTTCTTTTTCTAGCGACAGTGACTCCAGAACCAGACAGCGATAGCGTATGCGTACATGTAGAAATCGTTTTGCCCAAAATCAAGATAGGGCGGGCGCCCTGCCTCGCCCTACCGGGAGCTCCGCCTGTGCCTCCAGGCCTTGTACACCTTGAAGCCATCGACGCTGCGGTAACTGAAACCAAAGCTGTCGCAACCCACAGGTGTCTGGATGTCAGCCTTGTTGGTGGCCCAGCCGAGACGGGTGGCGCCAGAGCTACCAAGGTGCATCACCTTGACCTCAAAATACCAAGCACCGGATGCAATGCCACGGGTGGCACGTATCATGCGGTAGCCCTTGGTGCTGCCCTTGGTGCGATCCACCGAGACCCCGATCTTCTCGGACTTGTAGACACGCGAGAGGAGCACATGTAGTTCGGGGCCGTCGTCGTTGCGTTCGGCAGCGAGGCGGGGTGCCGGGGTGAGGAGGAACTCCTCCTTGCCACAGGAGGGCCTGGGGCGACCGCCTCCGCTGGCGCCGGCGCCGCCGGCGACGGCGTGGCCGGGCggcttggccttcttcttccccttgcgggAGTTGGGCCTGGTCCAGACGCagttgccgcccttcttcttggatTTCTTGGTCGGCGGGGCCGGGGGCGCGAGGGTCATGTGCTTCCTGGCGGCGCCCGAGGGGTCGTTGATCCCGTCATCGTCGGCGTCATCCACGGCCGCCGCGTAGAGCGGGGCGACGGCGGAAACGTCGGCGTCGGAGGCGGTGGCGGCGTCGGAGAAGGGGGTCTCGGGATCCGCGGCGGAGGCGGGGGTGTCGGGGAGGTTGGGGGTCCTGGCGGCAGCTTCGGGGGTCGGGGCGTCGGTGGGCGGCAGGAGCAGGTCGGAATCGGACGGCGGCAGGAGCAGGTCGGAATCGGAGGGCGGCAGCATAGCGGGCGAGGGAAGGGCGGCGTCGGCCATCGGGGGAGGAGGAGCACTCGGGAGCTGGGGATTGGGAAGCGGCTCGAGGGTTTGGGTGTGATTTGGGTGGCGAGGGTTTCGATTTTGGctaaatttttttaaataatacatttttttaataaaatttgAAAAATAATATACGGTTTTGAGAAATTACATAAATAATACAACGTCGGCTTCCTGTAAGCCGACTGGAACCAGTCGGCCGGCGGCAAGCCGAATAGGGCCCAGTCAGCCACCGGTAAGCCGATTAGTGGTTGAGCCACAGGTTCCATGCAGTCGGCCAAGGGGAGGCCGATAGGCCGGCCTATGTCCCTGGATGGATGGGGCTGCGTGTGATGGCTGCGTGGGCGTACGTGGACTTATTGATTCCAATATTATATGTGTGCTTAACTAGTACATGGGCTGATTGATTCCAGTATTGCATGGCCATGCATGCACGTGCAGATGCATGACAAAACAACCTACGTGCGTACTAGCACAGGATCATGACTTGGTACAGCACTACAGCCAGTGCATACGCGCATGACCTAGCCGGGTTGTACGTGGTGTATATACAATACATCGAATATGTGTACACCGGCTGGCCGCATATGCATACGCTACGCGAGTACCCGAATACCCGTATGCCTGGCTAACCCATGGACTCGCACATATATAATACCGGAATCAATCAGCCCACGTAGGCCCACTCATCCATCCAGCCACTTATCGGCTTACCTGAAGCCGATAGGCCGGCCTATCGGCCTCCCCTTGGCCGACTGCATGCAACCTGGCCGACTTGCCGTGTGTCTGGTGGCGCAGCCACTAATCGGCTTACCGGTAGCCGACTGGGCTCTACTCGGCTTGCCGCTGGCCGATTGGTACCAGTCAGCTTACAGGAAGCCGACGCTGTATTATTTGTGTAATTTCTCAAAAGCGTGTATTATTTTTcaaattttattaaaaaaatgtattattttaaaaaatttaGCTCGATTTTGCCTGGGTTTTGTTGGGTTTCAGGGGGGGGGGGTCACGAGCAGGAGCGCGGCGCCAAAGCTTCCATTTCTGCTTCGTGCTGCGGTACGGGAATGGCGACGAGTTCACATGTCATCGGCGGCAGCGCGCTCGCGTGGAGCAACGGCAACGTCTGAGGCCGGAGACGTGAGCACCCCGCACGCACAGGCACAAACAAGCCCTGCGCCCGTGGCTCGTCGCCATCCCATCTGCCTGCCTGCTCTCTCTTTTCTTTTTAACACGGGAAGGGACTTGTTATCCAGTGCAGCGATTTGGTGCCCATGCTTATATGCACCCGGTCAAAACATAATTCGTGAAAGATTCGACAAATTCAAATTATTTATGCATTATAGATAATTTAT comes from Triticum aestivum cultivar Chinese Spring chromosome 5B, IWGSC CS RefSeq v2.1, whole genome shotgun sequence and encodes:
- the LOC123111165 gene encoding protein TRAUCO-like produces the protein MADAALPSPAMLPPSDSDLLLPPSDSDLLLPPTDAPTPEAAARTPNLPDTPASAADPETPFSDAATASDADVSAVAPLYAAAVDDADDDGINDPSGAARKHMTLAPPAPPTKKSKKKGGNCVWTRPNSRKGKKKAKPPGHAVAGGAGASGGGRPRPSCGKEEFLLTPAPRLAAERNDDGPELHVLLSRVYKSEKIGVSVDRTKGSTKGYRMIRATRGIASGAWYFEVKVMHLGSSGATRLGWATNKADIQTPVGCDSFGFSYRSVDGFKVYKAWRDKYADEGYGEGDVPGFYISLPQGELYEPKQPDLVKCKGMPFHAQGLKDEKKALDPVPGSEIVYFKNGVCQGTAFEDIPGGRYYPAASMYSLPDEPNCEVRFNFGPDFTFFPEDFAGRPVPRPMSEVPYQAYELKNEGPAENGNAEKAG